In Paenarthrobacter sp. GOM3, a single window of DNA contains:
- a CDS encoding thiolase family protein — MADAAPGTIRTDESLQPVIIAALRTPICRANGQLKHLRAPDLLAPVIRSLVESVGEDPAGVDDVIIGNAVGGGGNVARFAALQAGLPISVPGLTVDRQCGSGLDAVAMASRLVAAGGDPLYIAGGVESISTAPARANRDDDGGLDFYSRATFVPMEYGDPDMGVAAENVARECGVSRERQDGYALRSHQRAVEAAQDGRFVGEMVALGDEGTVVACDDGPRPSLRAPMMARFPAAFVPGGTVTAGNSCFDADGASAVVVTSLKRARAMGAEDGLLVLGCDTTGVHPELLGVGAAYAAERLLAGHGVAPDDIDLIEFNEAFAAQTIACLDHVGIGPERANLDGGALALGHAYGASGAVLVTRLLAQARRRFLESKESSLGLAMISIAGGMGTAALMRYSTL; from the coding sequence TTGGCTGACGCAGCTCCAGGAACCATTCGGACGGACGAGTCCCTGCAACCGGTGATCATCGCTGCGCTGCGAACTCCCATTTGCCGTGCCAATGGCCAGTTGAAGCACCTCCGCGCGCCGGACCTCCTGGCCCCGGTGATCCGTTCGCTCGTCGAATCAGTGGGGGAGGACCCTGCCGGGGTAGACGACGTCATCATCGGTAACGCGGTGGGTGGCGGCGGAAATGTGGCTCGATTCGCAGCGCTCCAGGCCGGGCTGCCAATCTCAGTCCCTGGCCTCACGGTGGACCGGCAGTGCGGCTCGGGACTGGACGCCGTTGCGATGGCGTCCCGGCTGGTGGCGGCCGGCGGAGACCCGCTGTATATCGCGGGCGGCGTCGAAAGCATCAGTACCGCTCCCGCCCGGGCCAACAGGGACGACGACGGCGGCCTGGACTTCTACTCGCGGGCCACCTTCGTGCCAATGGAGTACGGCGACCCGGATATGGGTGTGGCAGCCGAAAATGTGGCACGGGAATGTGGCGTGTCACGGGAAAGACAGGACGGCTACGCACTCCGCAGCCACCAGAGGGCGGTGGAAGCCGCCCAGGACGGCAGGTTCGTGGGCGAGATGGTCGCACTGGGCGACGAGGGAACTGTGGTGGCCTGCGATGACGGTCCCCGCCCTTCGCTTCGCGCCCCGATGATGGCGCGTTTCCCCGCCGCCTTCGTACCCGGAGGAACTGTCACAGCAGGGAATTCGTGCTTCGACGCCGACGGTGCCTCCGCCGTCGTCGTTACCTCCCTGAAGCGTGCACGCGCCATGGGCGCGGAGGACGGCTTGCTGGTGTTGGGTTGCGACACCACCGGGGTGCATCCGGAACTGCTGGGTGTCGGTGCGGCGTACGCAGCCGAGAGGCTCCTGGCAGGACACGGGGTGGCGCCGGACGATATTGACCTTATCGAATTCAATGAAGCGTTCGCCGCACAGACAATTGCTTGCCTGGACCACGTGGGGATCGGGCCCGAACGGGCCAACCTGGACGGCGGAGCTTTGGCCCTGGGCCACGCCTACGGTGCGTCGGGAGCCGTCCTGGTGACCCGCCTTCTGGCCCAGGCGCGCCGGCGGTTCCTGGAGTCGAAGGAGTCGTCTCTGGGGCTCGCAATGATCAGTATCGCCGGCGGCATGGGAACAGCGGCACTGATGCGGTACTCAACGCTCTAG
- a CDS encoding energy-coupling factor transporter transmembrane component T family protein, protein MRGHGFLIANYVRGDSVIHRAPLWLKFLVVAACGAASFLIVDWAVSLLIFGIMCGLFLLSGAGLGRLAGAIRMVAPIVLVIGLFQWWQLGGPTAARIVLNILVCVVAASVLTATTPVQDLLDGVVSLAKPFRRFGADPERFALTIAVMLRSIPFIAGAFSDVRDSARARGLERNPRALVLPVFITTVAYARQTGDALAARGLGEPEDTLER, encoded by the coding sequence GCGCACCCCTGTGGCTGAAGTTCCTGGTGGTGGCTGCCTGCGGGGCGGCATCGTTCCTGATTGTGGACTGGGCCGTTTCCCTGCTGATCTTCGGCATCATGTGCGGCCTGTTCCTGCTCAGCGGAGCAGGCCTCGGACGACTTGCCGGAGCCATCCGGATGGTGGCGCCCATTGTGCTGGTGATCGGACTGTTCCAGTGGTGGCAACTCGGAGGGCCCACGGCGGCCCGCATCGTCCTCAACATCCTGGTGTGCGTGGTGGCAGCATCGGTGTTGACGGCCACTACCCCGGTGCAGGACCTCTTGGATGGCGTGGTCTCCCTGGCCAAGCCGTTCCGGCGGTTCGGAGCCGATCCAGAACGTTTCGCCCTGACCATCGCCGTGATGCTGCGGAGCATTCCGTTCATCGCAGGCGCTTTCTCCGACGTGCGCGATTCTGCCCGGGCCCGCGGCCTGGAGCGGAACCCCCGGGCCCTGGTCCTCCCTGTCTTCATCACGACCGTGGCGTACGCCCGGCAAACGGGTGATGCGTTGGCTGCCCGCGGCCTGGGTGAACCGGAAGACACCCTAGAGCGTTGA